The genomic window GAATTTCATCTACGGCTCCGCATTCAATACATACTAAGTGATGATGGAAATGGTCAGCCCCCTCCTGGCGCAAATCATACCGGGAAACACCGTCACCAAAATTTATTTTGTCAACTATTTTCAATTCTGTTAGCAGTTCCAATGTGCGGTATACAGTAGCAAGACCGATTTCAGGCGACTTCTCTTTAACGAGGAGGTACACATCTTCCGCGCTTAAATGATCCTCTTCGTGTTCAAGCAAAACACGGACTGTCGCTTCACGTTGAGGC from Bacillus methanolicus includes these protein-coding regions:
- a CDS encoding Fur family transcriptional regulator translates to METRIDRIKKQLHTSSYKLTPQREATVRVLLEHEEDHLSAEDVYLLVKEKSPEIGLATVYRTLELLTELKIVDKINFGDGVSRYDLRQEGADHFHHHLVCIECGAVDEIQEDLLEDVEAIVERDWKFKIKDHRLTFHGICHRCQEKENKQG